The sequence CGTCCGCATTCTTTCAAACTGGCAACGACGTCCCTTTCAATTGTTCTCAATAATTCAACAATTACGCATCTCTACATTTAATTAGAAGAATAAAATTGCTAGTTATATTCGAACGATTGCGTAGCTCATTTGTTccgacaaatgaaaaaaaaacaagaaagccGAAACAAATGACACGCGACCCGCCCCTAGCGCCGGACCGTAGAAAAATCGAGTCTGATTACCTCCCCAAGCGAGACGAGGTTGTTTTAGGCTCAAGTATAACGacccttgttttcttttcctgacTAGCAATCAGGGTGTGGGGGGCTTGtctaaaaataacaaaaaaagaaaataaggaaacCTTGAAAAGTTCCGTGACTGAGCCAATGAAAGTTACAGGTTCTCGCATCACGTGACCCCGTgatttattaataaaaaagagCCAAGCTTTTCTCTCctattttcccttttatcGACAAGCCTCTCTGGCAACTGCACTTCATTGGGTCAGGCAGCATTGTCGGCCGTGTCACGCTCTTGCTTCGCTGCTCGCGTGCAGCGCTCTCTATTCGGCCGGTATAAATAAAGTGACAGCTAGTTGACACAAAGCAATCGTGACCTACTTATTCAAGACATTAAGACCTCAACGACCGTAGGCCCCCATTGGATATTTTTCAAGTTGCGTGGATAACTAAGGAAAAGTAAGGCatccaaaattcaaatttttaaattttaaaacaactttttgaatatttcataGTTGATTATGTCCTGTGATATCAGCACGCAAGTTTTGGAAATACCCACATTGGGACGGCCTTTCAAATTGGGAACGCTTTACAACGCACGGACAGATGAAATTATCCCAGGTAAATCAAATCCCTAACAGAAATCAAAATGCCTAATAATCCCCCCATTATCGACAGGCAATCCGCTTTGGTCCGATACGGAATTAAAGATTTGCAACATTACCCGCAATGAAAGCGCAATTTTTTCGTTAATCGCACCGGGTCAATTAACCGACAAATTTCACGAACTGAATGTCAACGGTTCGCTTCAAATCAATATATTAACGGGATTGGTCGTACCCAAAGGGCCGGCTGATTatttaacaaaaagaaaacaaacgttcCACGAATCAAATGTTCACGTCCGATGCTACCGCAATACCGCACTCAAAGAAGTCCCCACTCATCTCTTAGAAGATGATCAATTTTGCTACTCGGACATAGCAAAAATAGGCAAGAATGGCACGGCCACTCACGTCGTGACTCAAATTCAATACGGATCCGAATCGACGTTCACTTTAACAAAGAAATACAAGGACGTGAAAGATGAACAGGAAGCAGCTGATCAATTATCCAACTACGGCGGTCATTTACTCGAAGTTCTTAGAGGTCAAACGATGACAACAAACGGCAACAAATCAAATGTTGAATGTCTCTTTAAAAGCGATTTCCCACTGCCGAAAAATGTGAAATGCCCAACAACGTACGAAGAAGCCATTAAATTCGCCGGCAAGTTTACTCAAATCTCGTCTGACTCGATGGCCAAGGACGGCCCAGCTGGAAACGAGCCACTTGGCGTGCCCTGTATCGTTTGGCTCTACCCGTTGGTACTCTTGCCAGCTTCCGACGGAGCACCGGCTCTTAAGAATGAAATTAACCGAACTCTGGCGTCAGAGTGCGTCAAACACATGCAGGGCTACGAAGAGGTGGACACGAAACTCGATTACATGCTCAACGATCCGCTCGTGGTAAAATTAAATCCCTTTCACGAGAAATTGCAAGATTTTAGACAGCATTTCAGCTCTTTCCTATCAGAACTCAATGCGAAATTAAGAGAAATGAACTTCAACATCCGCTGTGGCTTAGACACGGTggcatcatttaaaaaactgaTGGGACGTATGGGCAACGAGCAATTCGCCTACAATCCAAATCGTTTGAACGTGTGGCTGGAAGACAAACACAAGGAGCTCTGCGCGATGAGGAAATTTCACGAGCAAATAACAACCCATCAGCTGGTGTACACAGACACAGTCATGCTCTTCCCCATGGCCGACATGCTACGTAAACAAACGGCAAAGTTTACAGTACGTTTCGCTTACCAACTCGCGTTCGCATCGCTGGCACGTCCCGAGCCTTTCCTCGATGTCGTCAAGAATCAAACGCTGCACACCGATGTCAATGAAGATCcacctgaaaatgaaaaattgtggTGTGAGATGAAAGATGTTGTCAAACGGATCGAAAAAGAGATCAACATTTTCGCGGAattaattcaagaaaaaacagaTGCTAAAGGATTCGCATTCGCCATAACCGCACCCGACACGTACATTGAACTCAGTCCATCTGAAATCGATGCAAATACAGATTTCAAAATGACAGAATTCAGGATTATAATTACAGAAGACGATTCAGATTCCGATTCGTCTGTCGTTGTCCATCGGAAGCAGATCCATCATCATGGATGGGATGCCCTGCACATGTTATGTCGCCATTACCCGATCGAGAAATTGATGGACATTGTTCGACTTTTAGTTGAtactgaaattgaaaaatcatGGGACAAATGTGACCCTCTGCTCTCTCTAGTCCGTTTTTACACCAAAGATAATTTAATCGATTTCATTCGGATCTTTCTCGAACGTGGAATTGACATCAATTGCAAGGACCTCGAAGGATGGAACGCGCTCATGTCCTTATGTCAATGTTACAAACACAATTACACCTACAAGTTAATCGACATTGTTCGATTATTCCTCGAAAATGGAATCGACGTCAAttgcaaaacgaaaattgGCAACAACGCGCTCTACTTGTTGTGTCGCAACTATCACAAAAACGATTTGCTCGACATTGTTCAATTATTTCTAGAGAGTGGCATCGATGTCAACAGTAAAAATAACGACGGCTGGAACGCCCTCCATTTCGTTATTGAATATTACCACGAAGAAGACATGATTTAATTTGTCCGCCTGTTGATTGAAAAAGGCATCGATGTCAATTGCAAAAACAACGACGGATGGAACGCATTACTTGCGTTATGTCGAAATTACGGCAAAGATAATTTCATTGACATATTAAATCTGTTGCTGGGACGCGGGATCGACATCAATTGCAAGGACAGATTCGGAGAAAACGCTCTTCATTACGTATGCACGTTTTGTTGTCAAGACTACGCGACGGAGATTATGGAACTGCTCATCGCAAGTGGAATCGACGTCAGCAGCAAAACGGAAGAAGGATGGAACGCTCTGCTCTTATTATGCCGCAATTATCAAAAGGACGATTTAATTATCGAAATTGTCGAATTATTTATCCAACTTGGAATCGACGTCAATTGCAAAACTctcgatggatggaatgcccTCGTCGTTCTCTGCCGCTATTACAAAAGAGATAATCTAATTGGAGTTGCAAGGCTTTTAATTAAACACGGAGTGAATGTCAACTACACGACATTTGACGGTTGCAACGCTCTCCTTCACGTTTGTCGTTATTATTTGAAAGATAATCTTTACGATATCGTTAAATTGCTATTGGAAAATGGGATCGATGTCAATTGTAAAAGCCATGCGGGATTGAACGCACTCCATTACCTCTGTCAATACGGCCCCAGGAAAAATGTGATAGAAACCATTCGATTATtaattgaaaatggaattgaCGTTCACTGGAAGGCCAAAGACGGTTGCAATGCGCTCATCGCCTTGTGTCGTGAAtgcgagaaagaaaatttggctGATATCGTTCGATTGCTATTGGAAAAAGGAATCGACGTGAATTGCAAAGATAATGAAGGATGGAATGCTTTACATTTCGTCTGCCGAAAATGTCCAAGAGAAAGTTTATACGCTGTTGTTCGATTGTTGATAATTTACAACATCGACAAGAGCGTGATGACGATCGGATTAGCAAGTGCACGTTCCTTCCTTCTCAATCGCTACACCGAGTACGACGTTAAAGATGTTATTCAAATGCTGTAAAAACGTGAGATTTCTTGTACTATAATTTAAAGTCTGTTTGCGATATTGTTGGCTTGAACCTGCTTAATCTTTATAACTGTCATTTTTGTACTTAATACATGATTGTGTTTGGCGAGGTATACGATGGTTCCCTCCTCCCTACATTTTGGCAGACTCGAACTAACAAAGGAAATTCTAGGGGTATCATCCGACGATGAATAAAAGTAATGCATATCTCTTAAGacaacaaatggaaaaaggCAAGAATAAAATTATACACTAACCTGATGAAGGAAAACTTGTGCCAAAGTTTTTGCATGATAGCTGCTAAACACCGTAGTTCACCAGAAGATGCATCACTGTTGGGGTGGGCAGACTTGAAGTGGGTCTAATCTTCTTCTCACTTACTGGATGCTTTTCTTTGGTCTCATCAAAACCCTCAAAcacaatgaaaatgaatgtgGGGTTTTAATCATTCCACTTGATAAACGGATTCTTATGACTTACATTAATATAAAGAAACAAGTATCAGGACAAAATACAGGTCAAATATAGGTAACTCATTATTACTACCAGATGGTAATTCATGACTCCCTATAGAACTTTTCACCTGTCTCATTATGATGctctaaacaaaaatgaatgaatgagaACAATGAATCACCCACTTAAACCAAACATTACCCATAATCAATTTGTAATACTGCATTACCTACTGCTCGGTTAGAGACTAGTTCAGGGAAGTATTAGCTCACAGTCAACTTTTTCCCTGACGAAACTTTGATTCCAAATGACAAGCTAATGTGATGGTAGAACCCAAAGTGGAAAACCTTTAGCAGTTATCATACAATACAATAGCACATTTTACGGTACTTAATAAGCTTAATGATACCTCATTTTCTTCGATTTTGGACAGGAATCTTCATAATATGGCTTTGTCACTTACAACAGTTCAATTGCATTTTCTGGTAGCACCATCGTCTCTGCTTGGGCTAATCGTAATCTTGTGCTTCAATATACCAGGAATGAGGTGTGAATATACTGCAAGGTATAAAAAATGTTACCATCTTGATTAAAAAAGCAACATA comes from Daphnia carinata strain CSIRO-1 chromosome 2, CSIRO_AGI_Dcar_HiC_V3, whole genome shotgun sequence and encodes:
- the LOC130699621 gene encoding LOW QUALITY PROTEIN: uncharacterized protein LOC130699621 (The sequence of the model RefSeq protein was modified relative to this genomic sequence to represent the inferred CDS: substituted 1 base at 1 genomic stop codon): MSCDISTQVLEIPTLGRPFKLGTLYNARTDEIIPGNPLWSDTELKICNITRNESAIFSLIAPGQLTDKFHELNVNGSLQINILTGLVVPKGPADYLTKRKQTFHESNVHVRCYRNTALKEVPTHLLEDDQFCYSDIAKIGKNGTATHVVTQIQYGSESTFTLTKKYKDVKDEQEAADQLSNYGGHLLEVLRGQTMTTNGNKSNVECLFKSDFPLPKNVKCPTTYEEAIKFAGKFTQISSDSMAKDGPAGNEPLGVPCIVWLYPLVLLPASDGAPALKNEINRTLASECVKHMQGYEEVDTKLDYMLNDPLVVKLNPFHEKLQDFRQHFSSFLSELNAKLREMNFNIRCGLDTVASFKKLMGRMGNEQFAYNPNRLNVWLEDKHKELCAMRKFHEQITTHQLVYTDTVMLFPMADMLRKQTAKFTVRFAYQLAFASLARPEPFLDVVKNQTLHTDVNEDPPENEKLWCEMKDVVKRIEKEINIFAELIQEKTDAKGFAFAITAPDTYIELSPSEIDANTDFKMTEFRIIITEDDSDSDSSVVVHRKQIHHHGWDALHMLCRHYPIEKLMDIVRLLVDTEIEKSWDKCDPLLSLVRFYTKDNLIDFIRIFLERGIDINCKDLEGWNALMSLCQCYKHNYTYKLIDIVRLFLENGIDVNCKTKIGNNALYLLCRNYHKNDLLDIVQLFLESGIDVNSKNNDGWNALHFVIEYYHEEDMIXFVRLLIEKGIDVNCKNNDGWNALLALCRNYGKDNFIDILNLLLGRGIDINCKDRFGENALHYVCTFCCQDYATEIMELLIASGIDVSSKTEEGWNALLLLCRNYQKDDLIIEIVELFIQLGIDVNCKTLDGWNALVVLCRYYKRDNLIGVARLLIKHGVNVNYTTFDGCNALLHVCRYYLKDNLYDIVKLLLENGIDVNCKSHAGLNALHYLCQYGPRKNVIETIRLLIENGIDVHWKAKDGCNALIALCRECEKENLADIVRLLLEKGIDVNCKDNEGWNALHFVCRKCPRESLYAVVRLLIIYNIDKSVMTIGLASARSFLLNRYTEYDVKDVIQML